A genomic window from Lycium barbarum isolate Lr01 chromosome 4, ASM1917538v2, whole genome shotgun sequence includes:
- the LOC132638126 gene encoding uncharacterized protein LOC132638126, giving the protein MQGSGEIDDDVTHRIGAGWMKWRLASGVLCDKKVPPQLKGKFYKVVVRPTMLYGAECWPVKVSHVQKMKVAEMRMLRWMCGHTRSDRIRNEDIRDKVGVASVEDKMREARLRWFGHVKRRDTDAPVRRCERLAMDGFRRGRGRPKKYWGEVIRHDMAQLQLTEDMTLDRRVWRTHIRVEG; this is encoded by the coding sequence atgcaaggcagcggggagattgacgatgatgtcacacatcgtattggggcagggtggatgaaatggaggcttgcttccggagtgctatgtgacaagaaggtgccaccacaacttaagggaaagttctacaaagtggtggttagaccgactatgttgtatggggcggagtgttggccagttaaggtttctcacgttcaaaagatgaaagttgctgagatgagaatgttgagatggatgtgtggccacaccaggagtgacaggattaggaatgaggatattcgggacaaggtgggagtggcctcggtggaagacaagatgcgagaagcgagattgagatggtttgggcatgtgaagaggagagacacggatgccccagtgcggaggtgtgagaggttggccatggatggtttcagacgaggtaggggtaggccaaagaagtattggggagaggtaattagacacgacatggcgcagttacagcttaccgaggacatgaccttagataggagggtttggaggacccatattagggtagaaggctag
- the LOC132635033 gene encoding ATP-dependent Clp protease proteolytic subunit-related protein 2, chloroplastic: protein MAVTLPTTSSSYLHSTTRLPRPSLSCASKVFVGLRVQSPNSYGIATSNVNVEFYNRVHKSIESGSRGSKATRSQVTMMPIGTPRVPYRNPTEGTWQWVDLWNALYRERVIFIGEEINEEFSNQILATMLYLDSIDDSKKLYLYINGPGGDLTPTMAIYDTMQSLKSAVGTHCVGYAYNLAAFLLAAGEKGNRFAMPLSRIALTSPAGAARGQADDIRNETDELLRIRDYLFKELSEKTGQPVEKVHKDLSRMKRFNAQEALEYGLIDRIVRPPRIKADAPRKDTTAGLG from the exons ATGGCAGTAACTCTTCCGACAACTTCTTCCTCGTATCTACACTCAACAACTAGACTCCCTCGCCCTTCTTTAAg cTGTGCCAGCAAAGTTTTTGTCGGATTAAGAGTCCAATCACCAA ATTCTTATGGGATTGCAACGTCTAATGTAAATGTTGAATTTTACAACAGAGTTCACAAAAGTATTGAATCCGG AAGTAGAGGCAGTAAAGCAACACGTTCACAAGTTACCATGATGCCCATTGGGACACCAAGGGTGCCCTATAGAAATCCAACCGAGGGAACGTGGCAGTGGGTTGATTTGTGGAATGCTCTT TACCGTGAACGTGTTATTTTCATTGGAGAAGAGATAAATGAAGAATTTAGCAACCAGATATTGGCAACAATGCTGTATCTTGACAGTATTGATGATTCCAAGAAGCTCTACCTATATATCAATGGCCCTGGTGGTGAT CTAACTCCAACCATGGCCATCTATGACACAATGCAAAGTCTGAAAAGTGCTGTTGGCACCCACTGTGTGGGCTATGCCTACAATCTTGCCGCTTTTCTTCTTGCTGCTGGAGAAAAG GGCAATCGGTTTGCAATGCCTCTTTCAAGGATCGCACTAACATCTCCAGCTGGAGCTGCACGTGGACAG gCTGATGATATACGTAATGAAACAGACGAACTTCTTAGAATTAGAGATTACCTTTTCAAGGAGTTGTCTGAGAAGACAGGCCAGCCTGTTGAAAAG GTTCACAAGGATTTAAGTCGGATGAAACGATTCAATGCTCAAGAAGCTCTTGAATATGGTCTTATAGACCGTATTGTTAGGCCTCCCCGTATTAAGGCAGATGCTCCACGAAAGGATACCACAGCAGGTCTTGGTTAA
- the LOC132635034 gene encoding general transcription and DNA repair factor IIH subunit TFB5: MVNAVKGLFLSCDIPMTQFIINMNGALPQSQKFIIHVLDNTHLFVRSDMAGMIRSAIQEFRDANTYEKPA, from the exons ATGGTGAATGCGGTCAAAGGATTGTTCCTATCATG TGATATACCTATGACGCAGTTCATTATCAATATGAATGGGGCATTGCCCCAATCACAAAAgtttattatacatgttttggacaATACACATCTGTTTGTTCGATCTGATATGGCTGGAATGATTCGTAGTGCTATTCAGGAATTCAGAGACGCGAACACATATGAGAAGCCTGCTTAG
- the LOC132638127 gene encoding uncharacterized protein LOC132638127, translating to MASSLSSKNRRASPVHGGKAPPRLAVAHTNPCVIDVRARNMTTAICAGEKQQYKLAKLLMSVNIQNSLGPVHLVMSSENNVGELIKAAIDIYVKEKRRPLLTSSDPLCYQLHYSQFSLESLKTEEKLVNLGCRSFFLCPKPNTSSCADKAKATTRSQLPLTKLMDFVL from the exons atggcatcttcaCTATCTTCAAAAAACCGCCGTGCAAGCCCCGTGCATGGTGGCAAAGCGCCACCTAGACTCGCGGTCGCGCATACAAATCCGTGTGTTATTGATGTTCGGGCTAGAAATATGACGACCGCAATATGTGCTGGTGAGAAGCAACAGTACAAGTTAGCGAAGTTGTTGATGAGTGTGAATATTCAGAATAGTTTGGGACCGGTGCATTTGGTGATGTCGTCGGAGAACAACGTTGGAGAATTGATAAAGGCAGCGATTGACATTTACGTGAAGGAGAAGAGGCGGCCATTGTTGACTAGTAGTGATCCACTGTGTTACCAGCTTCATTATTCTCAATTTAGTCTCGAGA GTTTGAAGACAGAGGAGAAATTGGTGAATTTGGGATGTCGAAGTTTCTTTCTTTGTCCAAAACCAAATACTTCATCATGTGCGGACAAAGCAAAAGCAACAACAAGATCTCAACTTCCCTTAACAAAGCTCATGGATTTCGTTCTataa
- the LOC132638128 gene encoding uncharacterized protein At4g22758-like has product MSNMGKKFGFQGYKKDAKVVVDVTVEGSPGPVRTMVKLGSSVDETIRLVVDKYSEEGRTPRLDKNSDSSFQLYQSYFSLQSLSNTDVIGDVGSRSFYLRKSNSHGSNQEITTEIAPVKPNSHSLIVLDGFFARKINKIIRRTCKLWKILGCMPCSG; this is encoded by the exons ATGTCTAATATGGGTAAGAAATTTGGGTTTCAGGGTTACAAGAAGGATGCAAAAGTTGTGGTTGATGTAACAGTTGAAGGAAGTCCAGGGCCAGTCCGAACCATGGTCAAGTTGGGATCCAGTGTAGATGAGACTATAAGGCTTGTCGTGGACAAGTATAGCGAAGAAGGCCGCACTCCTCGTCTTGATAAAAATTCCGATTCATCTTTTCAATTGTACCAGTCTTACTTCAGTCTTCAAA GCTTGAGCAACACAGATGTGATTGGAGATGTTGGAAGCAGAAGTTTTTATCTTCGAAAGAGTAATAGTCATGGAAGTAACCAAGAAATAACAACAGAGATTGCTCCAGTTAAGCCCAATTCCCATTCACTCATTGTTCTCGATGGATTCTTTGCTCGCaagataaataaaataattagaagGACATGTAAGCTATGGAAAATCCTTGGTTGCATGCCATGTTCTGGATGA
- the LOC132638130 gene encoding uncharacterized protein LOC132638130: MTSSLSSKNRRASTVHGGKAPPRLAVAHTNPCVIDVRARNMTTAICAGEKQYKLAKLLMSVNIQNSLGPVHLVMSSENNVGELIKAAIDIYVKEKRRPLLTSSDPLCYQLHYSQFSLQSLKTEEKLVNLGCRSFFLCPKPSTSYSCADKAKATPRSQPTLTKIMDIVL, translated from the exons ATGACATCTTCACTATCTTCAAAAAACCGCCGTGCAAGCACCGTGCATGGTGGTAAAGCGCCACCTAGACTCGCGGTCGCGCATACAAATCCGTGTGTTATTGATGTTCGGGCTAGAAATATGACGACCGCAATATGTGCTGGTGAGAAACAGTACAAGTTAGCGAAGTTGTTGATGAGTGTGAATATTCAGAATAGTTTGGGACCGGTGCATTTGGTGATGTCGTCGGAGAACAACGTTGGAGAATTGATAAAGGCGGCGATTGACATTTACGTGAAGGAGAAGAGGCGGCCATTGTTGACTAGTAGTGATCCACTGTGTTACCAGCTTCATTATTCTCAATTTAGTCTCCAGA GTTTAAAGACGGAGGAGAAACTGGTGAATTTGGGATGTCGAAGTTTCTTTCTTTGTCCTAAACCAAGCACTTCGTATTCATGTGCAGACAAAGCGAAGGCAACACCAAGATCTCAACCTACCTTAACAAAGATCATGGATATCGTTCTATGA